In Clostridium thermosuccinogenes, the genomic stretch GAGAATTGAATGAACGCCTTTCGACTCTGGATGAGTTTCAGTCCAATGAGGTGGAAAGGTTAAGACCGCTTTTTATCGATCAGGCAGAATTGGATGAATTCCGGAAAAGGCATGGCAGCAACTCGGTAAAAAGAGGCGATTTGAGCACATTTAAAGGCAAGTGCTTCCTTGGCATAGATGCCGGTTCAACTACCACTAAAGCTGCTCTGATTGATGAAAACGGAGCTTTGCTCTATTCATATTACGGCAGCAATGAAGGCAGTCCATTGAAGTCTGCCGTCAGAATAATGAAGGATTTGTATTCCCACATGCCTCCGGAAGCGGAAATTGCAAACTCTACGGTTACCGGCTATGGAGAAAGCCTGCTTAAAGCAGCTTTGCATGTGGATATTGGAGAAATTGAAACTATAGCCCATTATAAAGCCGCTGATTTTTTCCTCCCCGGTGTAGATTTCATATTGGATATCGGCGGACAGGACATGAAATGCCTCAGGGTGAAAAACGGGGTTATAGACAGCATAGTATTGAATGAAGCATGTTCATCGGGATGCGGTTCCTTTATTGAGACCTTTGCCCGTTCCCTGAACATGGATGTGCAGGAGTTTGCTGCGGAAGCCTTGCATGCTGAGAATCCTGTGGACCTTGGTTCCAGGTGCACCGTATTTATGAACTCCAGGGTAAAACAGGCCCAGAAGGAAGGGGCTTCGGTGGGGGATATCTCTGCCGGGTTATCCTACTCCGTTATCAAAAATGCGTTGTATAAGGTAATTAAAATCAGAAATCCGCAGGAATTGGGAAATAAGATAATAGTACAGGGTGGAACCTTCAACAATGATGCCATACTCCGTTGCTTTGAAATCATATCGGAGAGGGAGGCGGTAAGACCTGATATCGCCGGCCTTATGGGGGCATTTGGTGCTGCATTGATAGCAAAGGAAAGATATAAAGAAGGAAGCAAAAGCACTATACTAAAAGCCGATGAGCTTAACAGCTTCTCTGCGGAAACCTCCATGAGAAGATGTGGTTTGTGCGGCAATAACTGCCTGCTTACCATAAATGAGTTTTCCACCGGTGAGGTGTTTATTTCAGGAAACCGCTGCGAAAGAGGAGCCGGACTGGAGCACAGGAAGAATGATATCCCCAATCTCTATGATTACAAGTATAAGCGCCTTTTCGGTTACAAGCCCTTAAGCGAGAATGAGGCGACGAGGGGAAGCATCGGTATTCCGAGAGTGCTCAACATGTATGAGAATTATCCATTCTGGTTCACCTTCTTTACGGAGCTGAAATTCAGGGTGGTGCTGTCGGCCAGGTCTTCCAAGAGGATATATGAGCTGGGAATGGAAACCATCCCTTCGGATACGGTTTGTTATCCGGCTAAGATTACCCACGGGCATATAATGGATCTTATCAACAAAGGGGTACAGGTTATCTTTTATCCCTGCGTGCCTTATGAAAAAAAGGAGCAGAAGGATGCCAACAACCATTACAACTGTCCGATAGTTACCTCGTATGCCGAAGTTATAAGGAACAACATGGACATACTGAAGGAAAGAAATATTAAGTTCATGAACCCGTTCCTGCCCTATGACGATAAGAACAGGCTCAAAACGAGGCTGTATGAAGAATTCAGAGAATTCGGAATATCTAAGAAAGAGATTTCCGCTGCCGTAGATAAAGCATGGCAGGAAGACATAAACTTTAAGGAAGATATCAGGAGAAAGGGAGAAGAGGTTCTTAAATATCTGGAGGAAACCGGCAGAAAAGGTATAGTGCTGGCCGGACGTCCTTACCATATAGATCCGGAAATCAATCATGGCATCCCTAATTTGATTACGGACTTTGGCATGGCGGTGCTTACTGAAGATTCGATAGCCCACCTGGGCGAAGTGGAAAGACCGCTGAGAGTGGTAGACCAGTGGATGTATCATTCGCGGCTTTACGCTGCAGCAAGCTACGTCAAGACCAGCAAGAACCTGGAGCTTGTTCAGCTTAACTCCTTTGGATGCGGCCTGGATGCGGTGACTACCGATCAGGTGCAGGAAGTGTTAAACAGTTTTGAAAAGATTTATACCACATTAAAAATAGATGAAGGAAACAACCTTGGTGCAGCCAGGATCAGGATACGTTCGTTGAAAGCAGCCATGGAGGAGAGGGACGGCAACGGCTTTGAGCCCCATAGGGTGGAGCCGCCTTTCAAGAAAATGATATTCACCGAGGAAATGAAGGCAAAGCATACTATTTTGGCTCCCCAGATGTCTCCTATACACTTCCAGTTCGTTGAAGCTGCCTTCAGGGCGGCCGGATATAATCTGGAGGTTTTGCCTTCGGTTGATAAGGAAGCCGTTAATGAAGGCTTGAAATATGTCAACAACGATGCATGCTACCCGTCCATCCTGGTGACAGGGCAGCTGATTGGAGCACTGAAATCCGGAAGATATGATGTTAACAATACTTCCTTAATAATCAGCCAGACGGGTGGAGGCTGCAGAGCTACCAATTATATTGCCTTTATCCGAAAGGCGTTGAAGGAAGCTGGTTTTGGGCATGTTCCGGTTATTTCCCTCAATGCCGCCGGTTTGGAATCAAACCCTGGCTTTAAAATTACTCCTTCACTGCTGAATAAGGCCATAATGGCTATCGTTTACGGAGACCTGTTCATGAGGGTGCTGTATAGAACAAGGCCTTATGAAAGGATTCCCGGATCAGCCAATGCGCTTTATGAAGGTTGGATAGAAAAATGCAAGCAATCAGTGATGGATGGCAACCATAGGACTTTTAAGGAAAACATCCGTCAAATCGTCAAGGATTTTGACAATCTGGAGCTTCTGAATATAAAAAAGCCACGGGTTGGGCTGGTAGGAGAGATACTGGTGAAATTCCACCCAACTGCCAACAACAATGTGGTGGATATTGTGGAACAGGAAGGTGGAGAGGCTGTAATGCCCGATCTATTGGATTTCTTCCTGTATACGGCCTATAACGCCAACTTTAAACATGACAAGCTTGCGGGCTCGAGAAAGTCGAAGATTTTGAGCAATGCAGCCATTATGGCTATGGAATTTTACAGAAAAGAAATGAAGAAGGCATTAAACAAAAGCAATAGATTTCATGCGCCTCCTTCCATATACGAGCTGGCAGAGGATGCTTCCAAGGTCTTGTCTATAGGCAACCAGACGGGAGAAGGCTGGTTTTTGACGGCTGAGATGATCGAGCTTATAAAAAGCGGAGCAAAAAACATAATCTGCATGCAGCCCTTTGCATGCCTGCCCAATCATGTAACCGGAAAAGGCATGATCAAAGAGCTGAAAAGAAGATATCCCGAAGCCAATATTGTGGCTATAGACTACGATCCCGGAGCCAGTGAGGTAAATCAGCTTAACAGGATAAAGCTGATGCTTTCGGTTGCCTTTAAGAATTTGCAGAAGGAAAGCGCTGAACTTTTAAGGGAAGAGTCTCTGGTGCGAAACAGCGCCAGAAATGCCCAGCTCGTGAAAGATGACGAGCATGGGGCGAACGCCGGCATCTAAAACGGACGACATGGATCAAAAAAACAGGAGACAGGCTTTACAACAGCCTATCTCCTGTTTTTTTTCTTCTTATTATTCATGTTATTTTTTTCGTACTTCTTTATAGATCTGTACATCATAAAACCGAGCACTGCAAATGTCGCAACAGTAGCTATCAAAACTATGATCTGTGTATCCATCGTATTCTCCTTTAAATTTTAGTAAGATATAACCCCGGAAATACAGAAAGCGGAGCTGTAAGTTACTAATCGGAGCATAAGAGGCATATATGCGTTTCCCGACCGCACAAAGCTCAGCACTGGCTAACAGGGTAAGAGTATTGCCTCATTAAGTATATATTGCGTCATTAAATATTATATATGCTGGAATCGCATAAATCAATCGAATGTTGAGAAGCTCAGAAAAAGGGCAGCCAACATACTGTCATATTGAAACATGCCTGTGAATATTAATGAAAAGGGGGATTGGTAGACAAAATATCTTGCTTTCAAACGGAGGAAAACATGAAAAAGAAATACAAAAATTATAGAAAAAATGTATTGGAGAGGGTACTTAAGACAGCAATCCTTGCGATACTGTCCTATTTGGCTGTAAGGCTTGGAATAGCGGGGGGAAATCTGTTATTTAGCACTGATGTCAATATAATCAGGAATGTGCATGTGGAATCTTTCAAATCAACTCTCAACAAGGCAATTCCCTTGATTGACACCGTTTACAACAGTGGCAATATCAGCATATCCCTTTCGAGGGAAATAAGCAATCTTATAGCCAATATATTTAACTTTAACCTGGACAATCCTGTCACCATTCTGAATGCTCAGTCTCCTATCATGTATAATTTTTATAATAACAGCTATAAGGAATATTTGGCGCAGGAAATTGAGAAGGAAAAGGAAAAAAGCAAGTATGAAAACAGCGATAGCGGCAATACCGGCGACAAGCCTGAAGGTAAAACGGATGAGGGTACGGAGCCGCATGAAGGCCCATCCGGCTTTTTGCAGGATCAAAGCTCTATTTATTACGACGGAACGGACGGGACCGGCTGGGATGATTCCGGCGGAAATAACGACTACAACAGCAATATTGCAATTAAAAATGAAAGTAAGTACGAAGTGGATGATGCCATGATAGAACAACTGCTAAAAGAGGAACTGAGCTTCAAGTTTGAGGAGAAGGGACCACAAATACTCATTTACCATACCCATACCTCGGAAAGTTATCTGCGAAAGCTGGAGGATTTGGGAAAGGAAAATGTGCCCAGCAGAACACAGGACAGCAGGTATAATGTAGTCCGGGTAGGGGATGAGCTTCACAAACATTTGGAGAAGAAGTATGGTTTTAACGTAATGCACAACGGAACAATAAATGATTATGATTATAATGATTCATATGTCAATGCCGCTAAAACAGTCGATAATATTCTTAAGGGAAACCCGTCCCTGAAGGTGGTTATAGATTTGCACAGGGATGGACTGGATGGGGTAAATAAATTGAGACAGGCGATCAAGATAGACAACAAGAATGCTGCCCAGATGTTCTTCGTCATCGGGACAAATCATGAAAACTGGAAGGAAAATTTCAAGCTTGCCTTAAAGTTACATAAATATATGAATGATAAGTATCCTGGCTTGATGCTTCCGATATTGCTGCGAAATGCCAGATATAATCAGCAGGTTTCAAAGGGTGCTTTCATTATAGAAATAGGCGGTGATGGAAACACGCTGGATGAAGCAATTGAAAGCACGAAATATCTGGCGGAAGCATTGAACGAAGTGCTGGGAGGCATGAAATAGCACAGTCTCATGTTATGAGATTTTCCTTTTTTGGGAATAATGGAAGTTGGATATATTGCCACGATACTTCCATTATTTTTTGCAAAGGATGATTTTTCATGGGCAGGGTTGAAAGATTCAGGGAGATCAGGATCAGCAGAAGAAAATTCAGATTGTCGTTTCTTTTCTTCTTTTTGCTGGTCATAACGGGATTGTGCGTTGTTGATTACTCCGTGAACAGCATTATGAAAAATGAGTATAGTGTTGAATTTGTTTCGCTGGAAAGAGAGGGTTCATCTCTTTACAGTCTGAATATATTCGATCATAAAATCTATATAAATACCGAGTATGTGGAAAAGGACTTTCGCAGGATAAAAAGCGCCATCAACAGTATTCTGGGTTTAAAATAACACAGGCCGGATATCGCTGCTGTTTTTAATGGACTATGCCAGTATGGTTTTTATATCGTTGATCCTTCGTTTATTGACATATCATTTGCAGATGTTATATCATATTGTTATTATTTAAACTAAGCCCGTGTTGCACTAATTTTTGTAAGGGAGCAGCCGCTATGAAAAAGGGTAGTCTGTCGCTATACAAAAGCATTTATAATGATTTGGAGAAAAAAATCCTGTCCGGACAATACAAGGTAGGAGACAGGATTCCGTCGGAAAAGGAATTATCGGAAGAGTATAAAGTGAGCCGGATTACCAGCAAAAAAGCATTGGAGATGCTGGCTGAAAAAGGACTGATTGACAGGGCCCCCGGTAGAGGATCTTTTGTAAAGAGCAATTCGACGGATGAAACAGATAATGAGTGTCTGAAAGATCCTAAAAATGAGGAAGACAAAGTTGCCCGCCCTCCTATGATTGGTGTGATTCTGCCTGATTTTGCCGAGTCTTATGGTACATCCCTGCTTTCGGGTATTGAAAAGGAAGCCTCCGAAAAGAATTGCTTCATCGTGCTAAAACGTTCCTATGGAAGACAGGACATAGAAGAGAACGTGATTGACTCCCTGCTGGAATTGGGAGTTGATGGCATCATAATCATGCCTGTCCATGGAGAACTGTATAACCGCGAAATTTTGCGGCTGACCCTGGATGGCTTTCCAATTGTCTCGGTGGATAGATGTTTGAGTGGGATACCGGTTCCGTTTGTAGGTACCGATAATATCAGCGCTTCAGCAAAAATAACTGATTATGTCCTCAAACTTGGGCATAAAAACATCGCCATCCTCTCGCCTCCGTATAAAAATACCTCAACAATCGAAGACAGGATAGAGGGTTTTATTAAAAGCCATGCGGAGCATGGGGTGGGGATAGATGATTCGTTGTGGCTGACCGACCTGATCAGCACATTGCCTGAAAAGGATGCGAAAGAGAACAGGCAAAGGGATATAGATAAAATAGTTAAACTCCTGAAGGAAAATCCCCAGATCACATGCATGTATGCCATGGAATACAATATCGCACTGCTGGCTATGAAGGCTGCAAAATCCTTGGGAAAGGCCATCCCGAAGGATTTATCCATTGTATGCTTTGACAGCCCATTCAATTATGCGGACGAGTATTTATTTACCTTTATCCAGCAGAAGGAATCTGAAATGGGAGAAACAGCCCTGAGACTGCTTTTGAACCTGATGAAGAAAAAGGGAGATGTGGAAAAGGTATATCTGGATGCAGATCTGGTTATAGGCACTACGACAGGCAAAGCCAGATCCGTATAGACATATAAAGCAAGATTACGTTATAAAAACAACTGCGGGGAGAAGAAAAAAGCTGTCACGTATGTGCACAGTCAGTTCATTTGCTATTCTTCTCCCCGTGCTTTTAATTTAAGAAATTCCAAATTCATTAATACCTAAAACCTGAAGATCTTTTTTACTCAAACTACGGAGCCTTCTTTAAAACTTACGAAGCTTCTTTTCCAAACTTCCAAAGCTTTTTTTGAATCAGGATGTCATCTTTCCGGATGCCCTTCCCCGAATGTGATCTCTTCAGGCTTTTTTAGAAGAGCAATGTCAAGGCCATTAAGCTTTCCTACGAGAATATATCTCCTTCTTAAAAACACAAATCCTTCGAATTTCTAAAAAAATAATGCAGCACTTAATATTTTCAGCAAACATGCATGTCTGACCTTCGGGATTCCTTTATACAAGCGCGTGGAACAGCAATGTTTTCATTGAAAAAAATTGGGTTTCAGGCGTTTCCGTAAGAAGGCATGCCAGTTTTATTTTTTTAAAGTCAAGCACGTCTGTTTTAAGATTTGCCTGAAAAGAGCATATCATGCCTTTCAAACCGTAACATCTGCCGTTGTAAATATTCGCAAGGAATATTTACCTTCAGAAATCTATGGACTATTAATATTCGATATACTAAATTTAACAAATAAAACATATAAATATCTTGACAGCGCAAAAAGCATATTATATTATATTGGTATAAATTCAGGACATATCATGCAGACATTTACGCAATAAATGCTATATATGTCATAAATGATACATACTTTGTCAATATTCGACAAGGAGAGAACGCACTAATGTCTATATCATTTAATCATCCTGATATCATGAAAAATAATGTACATATTATATACATTTCATCGTTATGTGAACATTCCACAAGTTGTTTTCATGCCTTCTTTAACATCGAATTATAAAGAAAAGGTTATAAAATACTGGCCCTGTTTTTTCGTGAAGACAAATATTTATGTCTTTACTTATCAAAATAATCACTTTAATTTTTTAAGGAGGGTTAAAAATGTTAAAGAAAAGGGGAATTACCTGGGTATTATTGCTGGCAATGATAATAGGCATCATTGCATCAGGTTGCGGAAGCAGCGATAAGAAAACTACAACGGATTCAACAACCAATGCCGGCTCAACTGCATCAACGGAGAC encodes the following:
- a CDS encoding 2-hydroxyacyl-CoA dehydratase; the protein is MNNLLHLGLDVGSTTVKLVVIDKNDKIIYSRYQRHFSDIKKTICQLVREAYDNFRDASITVTVTGSGGISVSKWLKLPFIQEVIAGTKAIEKFIPQTDVVIELGGEDAKITYFDGGVDQRMNGTCAGGTGAFIDQMASLLQIDAQGLNELAKKYKVIYPIAARCGVFAKTDIQPLLNEGAAREDIAASVFQSVVNQTISGLACGRPIRGNVAFLGGPLYYLSELRKRFIETLGLKPEQVIFPENSQLFVALGAAIASKSENSLAFRELNERLSTLDEFQSNEVERLRPLFIDQAELDEFRKRHGSNSVKRGDLSTFKGKCFLGIDAGSTTTKAALIDENGALLYSYYGSNEGSPLKSAVRIMKDLYSHMPPEAEIANSTVTGYGESLLKAALHVDIGEIETIAHYKAADFFLPGVDFILDIGGQDMKCLRVKNGVIDSIVLNEACSSGCGSFIETFARSLNMDVQEFAAEALHAENPVDLGSRCTVFMNSRVKQAQKEGASVGDISAGLSYSVIKNALYKVIKIRNPQELGNKIIVQGGTFNNDAILRCFEIISEREAVRPDIAGLMGAFGAALIAKERYKEGSKSTILKADELNSFSAETSMRRCGLCGNNCLLTINEFSTGEVFISGNRCERGAGLEHRKNDIPNLYDYKYKRLFGYKPLSENEATRGSIGIPRVLNMYENYPFWFTFFTELKFRVVLSARSSKRIYELGMETIPSDTVCYPAKITHGHIMDLINKGVQVIFYPCVPYEKKEQKDANNHYNCPIVTSYAEVIRNNMDILKERNIKFMNPFLPYDDKNRLKTRLYEEFREFGISKKEISAAVDKAWQEDINFKEDIRRKGEEVLKYLEETGRKGIVLAGRPYHIDPEINHGIPNLITDFGMAVLTEDSIAHLGEVERPLRVVDQWMYHSRLYAAASYVKTSKNLELVQLNSFGCGLDAVTTDQVQEVLNSFEKIYTTLKIDEGNNLGAARIRIRSLKAAMEERDGNGFEPHRVEPPFKKMIFTEEMKAKHTILAPQMSPIHFQFVEAAFRAAGYNLEVLPSVDKEAVNEGLKYVNNDACYPSILVTGQLIGALKSGRYDVNNTSLIISQTGGGCRATNYIAFIRKALKEAGFGHVPVISLNAAGLESNPGFKITPSLLNKAIMAIVYGDLFMRVLYRTRPYERIPGSANALYEGWIEKCKQSVMDGNHRTFKENIRQIVKDFDNLELLNIKKPRVGLVGEILVKFHPTANNNVVDIVEQEGGEAVMPDLLDFFLYTAYNANFKHDKLAGSRKSKILSNAAIMAMEFYRKEMKKALNKSNRFHAPPSIYELAEDASKVLSIGNQTGEGWFLTAEMIELIKSGAKNIICMQPFACLPNHVTGKGMIKELKRRYPEANIVAIDYDPGASEVNQLNRIKLMLSVAFKNLQKESAELLREESLVRNSARNAQLVKDDEHGANAGI
- a CDS encoding GntR family transcriptional regulator codes for the protein MKKGSLSLYKSIYNDLEKKILSGQYKVGDRIPSEKELSEEYKVSRITSKKALEMLAEKGLIDRAPGRGSFVKSNSTDETDNECLKDPKNEEDKVARPPMIGVILPDFAESYGTSLLSGIEKEASEKNCFIVLKRSYGRQDIEENVIDSLLELGVDGIIIMPVHGELYNREILRLTLDGFPIVSVDRCLSGIPVPFVGTDNISASAKITDYVLKLGHKNIAILSPPYKNTSTIEDRIEGFIKSHAEHGVGIDDSLWLTDLISTLPEKDAKENRQRDIDKIVKLLKENPQITCMYAMEYNIALLAMKAAKSLGKAIPKDLSIVCFDSPFNYADEYLFTFIQQKESEMGETALRLLLNLMKKKGDVEKVYLDADLVIGTTTGKARSV
- the spoIIP gene encoding stage II sporulation protein P codes for the protein MKKKYKNYRKNVLERVLKTAILAILSYLAVRLGIAGGNLLFSTDVNIIRNVHVESFKSTLNKAIPLIDTVYNSGNISISLSREISNLIANIFNFNLDNPVTILNAQSPIMYNFYNNSYKEYLAQEIEKEKEKSKYENSDSGNTGDKPEGKTDEGTEPHEGPSGFLQDQSSIYYDGTDGTGWDDSGGNNDYNSNIAIKNESKYEVDDAMIEQLLKEELSFKFEEKGPQILIYHTHTSESYLRKLEDLGKENVPSRTQDSRYNVVRVGDELHKHLEKKYGFNVMHNGTINDYDYNDSYVNAAKTVDNILKGNPSLKVVIDLHRDGLDGVNKLRQAIKIDNKNAAQMFFVIGTNHENWKENFKLALKLHKYMNDKYPGLMLPILLRNARYNQQVSKGAFIIEIGGDGNTLDEAIESTKYLAEALNEVLGGMK